A single region of the Streptomyces sp. NBC_01262 genome encodes:
- a CDS encoding ABC transporter permease, translated as MAVSASTTLLPVDRTLGVVLAALLIAAVAVAAYARLSDGREDYARAIALAGLRATAQLAAVSFVIGWVVHHQAALIGFVVLMYTVAARTAGRRITRDPSWRWAAVPIAAGALPVVVLLVTTGLVPLDGIALVPVAGILIGGALTATVLGGRRAIEELHTRHGEVEAALALGFTDRDARMEIARPAASTALVPGLDQTRTVGLVTLPGAFVGMLLGGASPVMAGAVQLFVLVALLAVQAVSVAVVLELCARGRIVRDVGVT; from the coding sequence CTGGCGGTATCCGCCTCCACCACCCTGCTGCCCGTCGACCGCACCCTCGGCGTCGTCCTCGCCGCGCTGCTCATCGCGGCCGTCGCCGTCGCCGCGTACGCCCGGCTCTCCGACGGCCGCGAGGACTACGCCCGCGCCATCGCGCTCGCCGGGCTGCGCGCCACCGCCCAGCTCGCGGCCGTCTCCTTCGTCATCGGCTGGGTGGTCCACCATCAGGCGGCCCTGATCGGATTCGTTGTCCTGATGTATACGGTCGCCGCGCGCACCGCCGGCCGCCGCATCACCCGCGACCCCTCCTGGCGCTGGGCGGCGGTGCCCATCGCGGCGGGCGCGCTGCCCGTCGTCGTACTGCTGGTGACCACCGGCCTGGTGCCCCTCGACGGCATCGCCCTCGTCCCCGTCGCCGGGATCCTCATCGGCGGCGCGCTCACCGCCACGGTGCTGGGCGGCAGGCGCGCGATCGAGGAGCTGCACACCCGGCACGGCGAGGTCGAGGCCGCCCTCGCCCTCGGCTTCACCGACCGCGACGCGCGCATGGAGATCGCCCGCCCGGCCGCCTCCACGGCCCTCGTCCCGGGCCTGGACCAGACCCGCACTGTGGGCCTGGTCACGCTGCCGGGAGCGTTCGTCGGCATGCTGCTGGGCGGGGCATCTCCCGTGATGGCGGGGGCCGTTCAGCTCTTCGTACTGGTCGCGCTGCTGGCCGTGCAGGCGGTGTCGGTGGCGGTGGTGCTGGAGCTGTGCGCCCGCGGGCGCATCGTGCGTGACGTGGGCGTGACGTAG
- a CDS encoding RNA-guided endonuclease InsQ/TnpB family protein, producing the protein MQLRYAFRIEPGPGQRIALGRAFGCARVVWNDCLRARRDARTAGLPYPTSAELSKRLITEAKQTPERSWLGEVSAVVLQQALRDLDTAYSNFFASLKGTRKGPKIGEPRMKSKRDHRQAVRFTANARWSITADGKLNLPKIGSVKVRWSRALPSVPSTVTVIKDASGRYWASFIVETDPATEILPLAGGDQGIDLGLTHFAVMADGSRVRSPRFLRRAEKKLRREQRRLSRKAKGSNNRDKQRVTVAKVHAKVADARRDFHHKLSTRLIRENQAVSVETLSVKGLARTRLAKSVHDAGWSAFVSMLEYKASRYGRTLTKVDRAFPSSQVCSACGHRDGPKPLHIRTWTCPACGTRHDRDHNAAKNVKYEGRRIRAASSRQHNPPPDRGPHAGNGASKSLRSACKTRA; encoded by the coding sequence ATGCAGCTTCGTTACGCCTTCCGTATCGAGCCGGGGCCCGGTCAGCGCATTGCGCTGGGCCGGGCGTTCGGCTGTGCGCGGGTGGTGTGGAACGACTGTCTTCGCGCACGGCGGGACGCGCGCACTGCGGGCCTGCCTTATCCGACGTCGGCGGAGCTGTCGAAGCGGTTGATCACCGAGGCGAAGCAGACCCCGGAGCGTTCCTGGCTCGGGGAGGTGTCCGCCGTGGTGCTGCAGCAGGCCCTGCGGGACCTGGATACGGCGTACTCCAACTTCTTCGCGAGTCTCAAGGGCACCCGCAAGGGACCGAAGATCGGTGAGCCGCGTATGAAGTCCAAGCGGGACCATCGGCAGGCCGTGCGGTTCACCGCCAATGCCCGCTGGTCGATCACGGCGGACGGGAAGCTGAACCTTCCCAAGATCGGCTCCGTCAAGGTGCGCTGGTCGCGTGCGCTGCCGTCCGTGCCGTCCACGGTGACTGTGATCAAGGACGCGTCCGGCCGGTACTGGGCGAGCTTCATCGTGGAGACCGACCCGGCGACCGAGATCCTGCCCCTGGCCGGGGGAGACCAGGGTATCGACCTTGGTTTGACCCACTTCGCCGTCATGGCGGACGGTTCCCGGGTCAGGTCGCCTCGCTTCCTGCGCAGGGCGGAGAAGAAACTCCGCCGTGAGCAGCGCCGCTTGTCCCGCAAGGCGAAAGGTTCGAACAACCGCGACAAGCAGCGGGTCACAGTGGCCAAGGTGCACGCGAAGGTGGCGGATGCGCGCAGGGACTTTCACCACAAGCTCTCGACGAGGCTGATCCGTGAGAACCAAGCGGTCAGTGTCGAGACCTTGAGTGTGAAGGGTCTTGCCCGTACTCGTCTGGCCAAGTCCGTGCACGACGCGGGATGGTCGGCGTTCGTCAGCATGCTGGAGTACAAGGCCTCCCGATACGGCCGCACCCTCACCAAAGTGGACCGGGCGTTCCCGTCCTCGCAGGTGTGTTCCGCCTGCGGGCACCGCGACGGCCCCAAGCCCCTGCACATCCGGACATGGACCTGCCCCGCCTGCGGCACCCGACACGACCGCGACCACAACGCGGCGAAGAACGTCAAGTACGAAGGCCGCCGCATACGAGCGGCCTCCTCACGACAGCACAACCCACCCCCGGACCGGGGGCCTCACGCCGGCAACGGCGCGAGTAAAAGCCTGCGGAGCGCATGTAAGACCAGGGCATAG
- the tnpA gene encoding IS200/IS605 family transposase, producing MTEYGEIRTGRHCTFLMHAHLVFVTKYRHNVFTDQHLTRCEEIMRAVCADFETELTAFNGEADHVRLLVNFPPKVAVSKLVNSLKGVSSRRLKHEFPDLARHYYRANKLWSGSYFAGSVGGAPLSTVRQYIEQQNRPL from the coding sequence ATGACCGAGTACGGAGAGATCAGAACTGGCAGACACTGCACGTTCCTCATGCACGCACACTTGGTTTTCGTGACCAAATACCGGCACAACGTGTTCACCGACCAGCATCTGACGCGGTGCGAGGAGATCATGCGCGCGGTATGCGCGGACTTCGAGACAGAGCTGACCGCGTTCAACGGCGAGGCCGACCACGTACGCCTGCTCGTCAACTTCCCGCCCAAAGTCGCCGTCTCCAAGCTGGTCAACTCCCTCAAGGGCGTCTCCTCCCGTCGCCTGAAGCACGAGTTCCCCGACCTGGCACGGCACTACTACCGCGCCAACAAACTCTGGTCCGGCTCCTACTTCGCCGGATCCGTCGGCGGAGCCCCACTGTCGACCGTCCGCCAGTACATCGAGCAGCAAAACCGCCCACTCTGA
- a CDS encoding HNH endonuclease family protein — MSRKDSALVRRGVYARRRVGFVAALSALIALTGLFGPSTQAQAALPTPVSAATARTYLASLTVATEVRTGYDRDLFPHWITISGTCNTRETVLKRDGTNVVTSSACAATSGSWYSVYDGATWTAASDVDIDHFVPLAEAWDSGARNWTTAQRQAFANDLVRPQLIAVTDNVNQSKSDQDPAEWMPPLTSYYCTYVRAWVQVKYYYGLSVDTAEKSALTSYLASC; from the coding sequence ATGTCCCGTAAGGACAGTGCATTGGTGCGGCGCGGTGTCTACGCGCGTCGACGAGTCGGCTTCGTAGCCGCCCTCTCCGCACTCATCGCTCTGACCGGCCTCTTCGGCCCGTCCACCCAGGCCCAGGCCGCGCTCCCCACGCCGGTCAGCGCCGCCACCGCACGCACCTACCTCGCCTCGCTCACCGTCGCGACCGAGGTCAGGACCGGCTACGACCGCGACTTGTTCCCCCACTGGATCACCATCAGCGGCACCTGCAACACCCGTGAGACGGTCCTGAAGCGCGACGGCACGAACGTCGTCACCAGCTCCGCCTGCGCCGCCACCAGCGGCAGCTGGTACTCGGTCTACGACGGCGCCACCTGGACCGCCGCCTCCGACGTCGACATCGACCACTTCGTCCCGCTCGCCGAGGCCTGGGACTCCGGTGCCCGCAACTGGACCACCGCCCAGCGCCAGGCCTTCGCCAACGACCTCGTCCGCCCGCAGCTCATCGCGGTCACGGACAACGTCAACCAGTCCAAGAGCGACCAGGACCCGGCCGAGTGGATGCCCCCGCTCACGTCCTACTACTGCACCTACGTGCGGGCCTGGGTCCAGGTGAAGTACTACTACGGCCTGTCGGTCGACACCGCCGAGAAGTCCGCGCTCACCAGCTACCTCGCGAGCTGCTGA
- a CDS encoding alkaline phosphatase D family protein: MAPATLRLGPLLRYADSHTATIWIEADRPREAEVVCDSGAHGAARTWQIAGHHYAVVTVTGLRPGTGTPYRVLLDGQQVWPLPGSPFPPSTIHAPAEEPGALRVTFGSCRWAAPPADGHDPVGPDALDTLARKVADGTAARPDALLLLGDQVYADETSAATRTWLAKRRDLTEPPWDQVADYEEYAHLYYESWLDPEIRWLLSTVPSCMIFDDHDVIDDWNTSHAWRSDIRATPWWQERIVSGLTSYWVHQHLGNLTPAELATDPLYAAVRSTADGTEALRAFAARADTDPTSVRWSYRRDFGRVRLLMVDSRAARVLDEDARAILDPAEHDWLSQQAHPDGTFDHLLIGTSLPWLLPHAVHHAEEWSSALTRGERGLPWIPRGERLRQAADLEHWSAFRHSFDALAELLTRIAASPQAPATICVLSGDVHHAYTAEAHSSAHQPGSRLLQLTCSPIHNTVPSYMRLAFRIAWSAPGRLLGRALSRHGRVPPPRITWRRTGGPWFGNQLMTLTLRGRAAHLRLDQARGPGFRTPLDADLTGP, from the coding sequence ATGGCCCCCGCAACCCTGCGCCTCGGCCCGCTGCTCAGGTACGCCGACAGCCACACCGCCACCATATGGATCGAGGCCGACCGGCCCCGCGAGGCCGAGGTCGTCTGCGACAGCGGGGCCCACGGCGCCGCCCGCACCTGGCAGATCGCCGGCCACCACTACGCCGTCGTCACCGTCACCGGGCTGCGCCCCGGCACGGGCACCCCGTACCGCGTACTCCTGGACGGGCAGCAGGTCTGGCCCCTGCCCGGCTCGCCCTTCCCGCCCAGCACCATCCACGCGCCCGCCGAGGAACCCGGCGCCCTGCGCGTGACGTTCGGCTCCTGCCGCTGGGCCGCCCCGCCCGCCGACGGCCACGACCCCGTCGGCCCCGACGCCCTCGACACCCTCGCCCGGAAGGTCGCCGATGGCACCGCCGCCCGCCCCGACGCCCTCCTGCTGCTCGGTGACCAGGTCTACGCCGACGAGACCTCCGCCGCCACCCGCACCTGGCTCGCCAAGCGCCGCGACCTCACCGAGCCGCCCTGGGACCAGGTCGCCGACTACGAGGAATACGCCCACCTCTACTACGAGTCCTGGCTCGACCCCGAGATCCGCTGGCTGCTGTCCACCGTCCCCAGCTGCATGATCTTCGACGACCACGACGTCATCGACGACTGGAACACCTCCCACGCCTGGCGCTCCGACATCCGCGCGACCCCCTGGTGGCAGGAACGTATCGTCAGCGGCCTCACCTCCTACTGGGTCCACCAGCACCTGGGCAACCTCACCCCCGCCGAGCTGGCCACCGACCCCCTCTACGCCGCCGTACGCTCCACCGCCGACGGCACCGAGGCGCTGCGCGCCTTCGCGGCCCGCGCCGACACCGACCCGACCTCGGTGCGCTGGAGCTACCGCCGCGACTTCGGCCGCGTACGCCTGCTCATGGTCGACTCCCGCGCCGCCCGCGTCCTGGACGAGGACGCCCGCGCCATCCTCGACCCCGCCGAACACGACTGGCTCAGCCAACAGGCCCACCCCGACGGCACCTTCGACCACCTGCTCATCGGCACCTCGCTGCCCTGGCTCCTCCCCCACGCCGTCCACCATGCCGAGGAATGGTCCTCCGCCCTCACCCGCGGCGAACGGGGCCTGCCCTGGATCCCGCGCGGCGAACGCCTGCGCCAGGCCGCCGACCTGGAGCACTGGTCGGCCTTCCGCCACTCCTTCGACGCCCTCGCCGAACTCCTCACCCGGATCGCCGCCTCCCCCCAGGCCCCCGCCACCATCTGCGTCCTGTCCGGCGACGTCCACCACGCCTACACCGCCGAGGCGCACTCCTCGGCCCATCAGCCGGGATCCCGCCTCCTCCAGCTCACCTGCTCCCCCATCCACAACACCGTCCCCTCCTACATGCGGCTCGCCTTCCGCATCGCCTGGAGCGCCCCCGGCCGCCTCCTCGGCCGCGCCCTGTCCCGCCACGGCCGCGTCCCCCCGCCCCGCATCACCTGGCGCCGCACCGGCGGCCCCTGGTTCGGCAACCAGCTCATGACCCTCACCCTCCGGGGCCGCGCCGCCCACCTCCGTCTCGACCAGGCCCGCGGCCCCGGCTTCCGTACGCCTCTCGACGCCGACCTCACCGGCCCGTGA
- a CDS encoding peptidoglycan-binding domain-containing protein, with translation MAIAHETCGICNAPAETDGGLPGCGCAARAAIREDVVAEAADFHPLRIRPYVSDPSTDEAPAPVPEPSPEPEPVADPDDAATMPLAVHIPAPAPAPAPAPYEPYAPYGPEEDGPRRRRGPVLVAAAVTATAAVAGAVVLGVQLMGRPDPAERVLPDERTSTAELVLPSATRSTPAAAVGSSSPSASASPSASTSPSATVSRSASATVSSSPSPSSSSSTTSAARSSHPSASTSAAAVLSPGDYGPEVVELQERLRQVLLYSGVADGHYTSEVRDSVSSYQTVYNVEGDPDGVYGANTRASLESRTTEP, from the coding sequence ATGGCTATTGCTCATGAAACGTGCGGCATATGCAACGCCCCCGCGGAGACCGACGGCGGCCTGCCGGGCTGCGGGTGCGCCGCGCGCGCGGCCATACGTGAGGACGTGGTCGCCGAGGCCGCGGACTTCCACCCGCTGCGGATCCGGCCCTACGTCTCCGACCCGAGCACGGACGAGGCGCCCGCGCCTGTCCCGGAGCCCTCACCGGAGCCGGAGCCCGTGGCCGACCCCGACGACGCGGCGACGATGCCACTGGCGGTCCACATCCCCGCTCCCGCCCCCGCCCCCGCTCCGGCGCCGTACGAGCCCTACGCGCCCTACGGGCCCGAGGAGGACGGCCCGCGGCGGCGCCGGGGCCCCGTGCTGGTCGCTGCGGCCGTCACGGCCACCGCCGCCGTCGCCGGGGCCGTCGTGCTCGGCGTACAACTCATGGGCCGCCCCGACCCGGCCGAGCGGGTCCTCCCCGACGAGCGGACCTCCACGGCCGAGCTCGTCCTCCCCTCCGCCACCCGTTCCACGCCCGCCGCCGCCGTAGGCTCCTCCTCCCCCAGCGCGAGTGCGTCCCCCTCCGCCTCCACGTCTCCCTCGGCCACGGTGTCGCGGTCCGCCTCCGCCACCGTCTCGTCCTCCCCCTCCCCGTCCTCCTCCTCGTCCACGACCTCCGCCGCCCGCTCCTCCCACCCCTCCGCGAGCACCTCCGCCGCCGCAGTCCTCAGCCCGGGCGACTACGGCCCCGAGGTCGTCGAGCTACAGGAGCGCCTGCGCCAGGTCCTCCTCTACTCCGGCGTCGCCGACGGCCACTACACCTCCGAGGTCCGCGACTCCGTCTCCAGCTACCAGACCGTCTACAACGTCGAGGGCGACCCGGACGGCGTCTACGGCGCGAACACGCGGGCGTCGCTGGAGTCCCGTACGACGGAGCCGTAG
- a CDS encoding family 43 glycosylhydrolase — MAVTVVLTASLAVGTAHATVPDSPAVTYTNPIAAQRADPFIYKHTDGYYYFTATVPEYDRIVLRRATTIQGLSTATETTIWTKHASGVMGAHIWAPEVHFIDGKWYVYFAAGSTSDVWAIRMYVLETDAANPLTGTWTEKGQIATPVSSFSLDATTFAVNGVRYLAWAQRNPSEDNNTSLFIARMTNPWTLSGTPVEISQPTLSWETIGYKVNEGPAVIQHGGKVFMTYSASATDANYCLGMLTASASADLLDPASWTKGSQPVFKTSDATSQYGPGHNSFTVSEDGKSDILVYHDRSYKDITGDPLNDPNRRTRVQKLYWNADGTPNFGIPVADGVTPQRFSSYNYPDRFIRHWEFRAKIEAGVTNLADSQFRVVTGLAGTGTVSLEAANYPGYYLRHKNFEVWVEKNDSTSTFASDASFYQRAGLADSAGISYESYNYAGRYVRHYNYLLYVQAVSTTAAQGDATFYAQ; from the coding sequence ATGGCCGTGACGGTCGTCCTGACCGCATCGCTCGCAGTCGGCACCGCTCACGCAACCGTCCCGGACTCTCCTGCTGTGACCTACACCAACCCGATCGCCGCGCAGCGCGCCGATCCGTTCATCTACAAGCACACCGACGGGTACTACTACTTCACCGCGACCGTGCCCGAGTACGACCGCATCGTGCTGCGCCGGGCGACCACCATCCAGGGCCTGTCGACGGCCACGGAGACCACCATCTGGACCAAGCACGCCAGCGGGGTGATGGGCGCTCACATATGGGCGCCGGAGGTCCACTTCATCGACGGCAAGTGGTACGTGTACTTCGCCGCGGGGTCGACCAGCGACGTGTGGGCGATCCGGATGTACGTCCTGGAGACCGACGCCGCGAATCCGCTGACCGGTACGTGGACCGAGAAGGGGCAGATCGCCACCCCGGTGTCCTCCTTCTCGCTGGACGCCACCACGTTCGCCGTGAACGGCGTTCGCTACCTGGCCTGGGCGCAGCGCAATCCGTCCGAGGACAACAACACCAGCCTGTTCATCGCCAGGATGACCAACCCGTGGACCCTCAGCGGCACCCCGGTCGAGATATCGCAGCCCACGCTGTCCTGGGAGACGATCGGCTACAAGGTCAACGAGGGCCCGGCGGTGATCCAGCACGGCGGCAAGGTCTTCATGACCTATTCGGCCAGCGCCACCGACGCCAACTACTGCCTGGGCATGCTCACCGCGTCCGCCTCCGCCGATCTGCTCGACCCGGCGTCTTGGACGAAGGGTTCGCAGCCCGTCTTCAAGACCAGTGACGCGACCTCGCAGTACGGCCCGGGCCACAACTCCTTCACGGTCTCGGAGGACGGGAAGTCCGACATCCTCGTGTACCACGACCGCAGCTACAAGGACATCACCGGCGACCCGCTCAACGACCCCAACCGCCGCACCCGCGTGCAGAAGCTGTACTGGAACGCCGACGGCACTCCCAACTTCGGCATCCCGGTCGCCGACGGCGTCACCCCGCAGCGCTTCTCCTCCTACAACTACCCCGACCGGTTCATCAGGCACTGGGAGTTCCGCGCGAAGATCGAGGCAGGCGTCACCAACCTCGCCGACTCGCAGTTCCGTGTCGTCACCGGCCTCGCCGGGACCGGCACGGTCTCGCTGGAGGCGGCCAACTACCCGGGCTACTACCTGCGGCACAAGAACTTCGAGGTGTGGGTGGAGAAGAACGACAGCACCTCGACGTTCGCGAGCGACGCCAGCTTCTACCAGCGCGCCGGGCTCGCCGACTCCGCCGGAATCTCGTACGAGTCCTACAACTACGCGGGGCGGTACGTCCGCCACTACAACTACCTGCTGTATGTGCAGGCGGTGAGCACCACCGCCGCCCAGGGGGACGCGACCTTCTACGCGCAGTGA
- a CDS encoding TMEM165/GDT1 family protein, whose translation MFSFTVAAIVFGVVFLAELPDKTALAGLMLGTRYRASYVFAGVAAAFVVHVSLAIAAGSVLTLLPHRWVQGVVGLLFLAGAAMLLLKKDDEEEGVREPADHSFWKVAGSGFMLILVAEFGDLTQIMTANLAARYDDPVAVGLGAVLALWAVAGLGIFGGRLLMKRVPLALITKIAAGVMIVLAAFSLYEAIAG comes from the coding sequence GTGTTCAGCTTCACCGTCGCCGCCATCGTCTTCGGCGTCGTCTTCCTCGCCGAGCTTCCCGACAAGACCGCGCTGGCCGGCCTCATGCTCGGTACGCGCTATCGCGCCTCGTACGTCTTCGCCGGGGTCGCCGCGGCCTTCGTCGTCCACGTGTCCCTGGCCATCGCGGCGGGCAGCGTTCTGACACTGCTCCCGCACCGCTGGGTCCAGGGCGTCGTCGGCCTGCTCTTCCTCGCGGGCGCGGCCATGCTGCTCCTCAAGAAGGACGACGAGGAGGAGGGCGTCCGCGAGCCCGCCGACCACAGCTTCTGGAAGGTGGCGGGCAGCGGCTTCATGCTGATCCTGGTCGCGGAGTTCGGCGACCTCACGCAGATCATGACCGCGAACCTCGCCGCCCGCTACGACGACCCGGTCGCGGTCGGCCTCGGCGCGGTGCTTGCCCTCTGGGCGGTTGCGGGGCTCGGGATCTTCGGCGGGCGGCTGTTGATGAAGCGGGTTCCGCTGGCGCTGATCACGAAGATCGCGGCCGGCGTGATGATCGTGCTTGCGGCTTTCAGCCTGTACGAGGCGATCGCGGGCTGA
- a CDS encoding MFS transporter, whose amino-acid sequence MENLGEERGMAQAQAQDTTPGAPGGPGAAKRSVNVAIGALALGLLLAALDQTIVSTALPTIASDLGGLEHLSWVVTAYLLASTAATPLWGKLGDMYGRKKLFQSVIVIFLIGSALCGLSQNMGQLIAFRALQGLGGGGLIALSMAIVGDIVPPRDRGRYQGVFGAVFGASSVLGPLLGGLFVDNLSWRWVFYINLPVGVVALAVIAAVLHIPVRRTAHRIDYTGMAVVAAAATALVLMTSLGGTTWGWGSAQIIGLAVLGGVLVVAFVGIERRAQEPVLPLHLFRNRTFWLCSVISFVIGFSMFGTMTFLPTFLQVVHGYSPTLSGVHMIPMVIGMLVASTVSGQIVSRTGHYKVFPILGTGVTIIGLLLLHQLDEFTTTWVMSMYFVVFGLGLGLVMQVLILAVQNAVGYEDLGAATSGATFFRSIGASFGVSIFGTIFSNTLGDKIGSAFAGQSLPAGFSPDTITSDPRAVQQLPAALRPAVLHAYSVSITSVFIYAVPVCLVAFVLAWFLKEQPLRGSVTVPDGSETIGAMPVERSSLDEIARGLTVLGSREARRDLYVRITRMAELDILPGSSWLLLRIAKSGSADPVDLALTTTVPREVIERAAVEVEERHLARREGNPLVLTERGQEVVALLTEARRKVLADLLGDWDPERHADLAALLSKLAGDLCGGDTDRPAGRPPSVRYQPGETTA is encoded by the coding sequence CTGGAAAACCTAGGCGAGGAGCGCGGTATGGCCCAGGCGCAGGCCCAGGACACGACCCCCGGCGCCCCGGGCGGCCCGGGCGCGGCCAAGCGCAGCGTGAACGTGGCGATCGGCGCGCTCGCCCTCGGCCTGCTGCTGGCGGCGCTGGACCAGACGATCGTGTCGACCGCGCTGCCGACCATCGCCAGCGATCTGGGCGGCCTGGAGCACCTGTCGTGGGTGGTGACGGCGTATCTGCTCGCGTCCACCGCCGCGACCCCGCTGTGGGGGAAGCTCGGCGACATGTACGGGCGGAAGAAGCTCTTCCAGTCCGTGATCGTGATCTTCCTGATCGGCTCGGCGCTGTGCGGTCTCTCCCAGAACATGGGCCAGTTGATCGCCTTCCGCGCGCTCCAGGGGCTGGGCGGCGGCGGGCTGATCGCGCTGTCGATGGCGATCGTCGGCGATATCGTGCCGCCGCGCGACCGGGGCCGCTACCAGGGCGTGTTCGGGGCGGTGTTCGGGGCGTCGAGCGTCCTGGGGCCGCTGCTGGGCGGGCTGTTCGTGGACAACCTCAGCTGGCGCTGGGTGTTCTACATCAACCTGCCGGTCGGCGTCGTCGCGCTCGCCGTCATCGCGGCCGTGCTGCACATCCCGGTACGCCGTACCGCTCACCGCATCGACTACACCGGCATGGCGGTGGTCGCGGCCGCCGCGACCGCGCTCGTCCTGATGACCTCCCTGGGCGGTACGACCTGGGGCTGGGGCTCGGCGCAGATCATCGGGCTGGCGGTGCTGGGCGGGGTGCTGGTGGTGGCGTTCGTCGGCATCGAGCGGCGGGCGCAGGAGCCGGTGTTGCCGCTGCACTTGTTCCGTAACCGCACCTTCTGGCTGTGCTCGGTGATCTCGTTCGTCATCGGCTTCTCGATGTTCGGCACGATGACGTTCCTGCCGACCTTCCTGCAGGTGGTGCACGGCTACTCGCCGACGCTGTCCGGTGTGCACATGATCCCGATGGTGATCGGCATGCTGGTCGCGTCGACCGTGTCCGGGCAGATCGTCTCGCGTACGGGCCACTACAAGGTCTTCCCGATCCTCGGCACGGGGGTCACCATCATCGGGCTGTTGCTGCTGCACCAACTGGACGAGTTCACCACCACCTGGGTGATGAGCATGTACTTCGTCGTGTTCGGCCTCGGGCTCGGCCTGGTGATGCAGGTGCTGATCCTCGCCGTGCAGAACGCCGTGGGCTACGAGGACCTGGGCGCGGCGACCTCCGGCGCGACCTTCTTCCGGTCGATCGGCGCCTCCTTCGGTGTCTCGATCTTCGGCACCATCTTCTCCAACACCCTCGGCGACAAGATCGGTTCGGCGTTCGCGGGCCAGTCCCTCCCGGCGGGCTTCAGCCCGGACACGATCACCTCCGACCCGCGCGCGGTGCAGCAGCTCCCGGCCGCGCTGCGGCCCGCCGTGCTGCACGCGTACTCGGTCTCCATCACCAGTGTCTTCATCTACGCCGTGCCGGTGTGCCTGGTGGCCTTCGTGCTCGCCTGGTTCCTGAAGGAGCAGCCGCTGCGCGGCTCGGTGACCGTGCCGGACGGGAGCGAGACGATCGGCGCGATGCCGGTCGAGCGCTCGTCGCTGGACGAGATCGCGCGCGGCCTCACCGTCCTCGGCAGCCGGGAGGCGCGGCGCGACCTGTACGTACGCATCACCAGGATGGCCGAGCTCGACATCCTCCCCGGCTCAAGCTGGCTGCTGCTGCGGATCGCCAAGTCCGGGTCGGCCGATCCGGTGGACCTGGCCCTGACCACCACGGTGCCGCGCGAGGTCATCGAACGGGCGGCCGTCGAGGTCGAGGAGAGGCATCTCGCCCGCCGTGAGGGCAATCCGCTGGTCCTGACCGAGCGCGGCCAGGAGGTCGTCGCGTTGCTCACCGAGGCCCGCCGCAAGGTGCTCGCCGACCTGCTCGGCGACTGGGACCCCGAACGGCACGCGGATCTCGCGGCGTTGCTCAGCAAGCTCGCCGGCGACCTGTGCGGCGGAGACACGGACCGGCCGGCGGGCCGGCCCCCCTCCGTCAGATACCAGCCCGGAGAGACAACCGCCTGA
- a CDS encoding HAD-IA family hydrolase — MPLAARALLLDMDGTLVNSDAVVERCWRGWAARHGLDGDAVIGVVHGRQGHATMAVLLPERPMEQNYAENRELLAQETADIDGVVPIPGAPAFMAALRAQRLPHALVTSADDALARTRMRAAGLPLPDVMVTAERVSASKPDPEGFLKGAAELGFGPEDCIVFEDSEVGIAAGLAAGMRVVGVGPRAAAHGPTAHVDSLEQIRIEATADGGLVLHIG; from the coding sequence ATGCCGTTGGCCGCCCGCGCCCTGCTGCTGGACATGGACGGCACGCTCGTGAACTCCGACGCGGTGGTCGAGCGCTGCTGGCGCGGCTGGGCCGCGCGGCACGGTCTGGACGGCGACGCCGTCATCGGCGTCGTGCACGGCCGCCAGGGGCACGCCACGATGGCGGTGCTGCTGCCGGAGCGCCCGATGGAGCAGAACTACGCGGAGAACCGCGAGCTGCTCGCCCAGGAGACCGCCGACATCGACGGCGTCGTGCCGATCCCCGGCGCCCCGGCGTTCATGGCCGCCCTGCGGGCGCAGCGCCTGCCGCACGCCCTCGTGACCTCCGCCGACGACGCCCTCGCCCGGACCCGTATGCGGGCCGCCGGGCTCCCGCTTCCGGACGTCATGGTGACGGCCGAGCGCGTCAGCGCCAGCAAGCCGGACCCCGAGGGCTTCCTCAAGGGCGCCGCCGAGCTCGGCTTCGGGCCCGAGGACTGCATCGTCTTCGAGGACTCCGAGGTCGGCATAGCCGCCGGCCTCGCCGCCGGCATGCGCGTCGTCGGCGTCGGCCCCCGCGCCGCCGCGCACGGCCCGACCGCCCACGTCGACTCCCTGGAGCAGATCCGGATCGAGGCCACCGCGGACGGCGGCCTCGTCCTGCACATCGGCTGA